Proteins co-encoded in one Ziziphus jujuba cultivar Dongzao chromosome 9, ASM3175591v1 genomic window:
- the LOC107427167 gene encoding uncharacterized protein LOC107427167 isoform X4, with protein sequence MQLISVESNTLIYLQFTKKKKTLFDLQRHDIVKKRIDAHGNLIEAKQDGIGAPKIEKPLQRHGGRLEHDETYCGSCYGAETSDDDCCNSCEEVQEAYRKRGWAMTNSDLIDQCKREGFFQKIKDEDGEGCNIEGSLEVNKVAGNFHFVPGKSLHLSNMHGLLALQKDSYNISHKINRLAFGDYFPGVVNPLDGVQWMQETPNGMYQYFLKVVPTIYTNVRGRSVYSNQYSVTEHFKSFENAHSQSLPGVFFFYDLSPIKVTFKEEHVPFLHFLTHICAIIGGIFSVAGIIDSFIYYGQRAMKKKMEIGKFG encoded by the exons ATGCAGCTGATATCAGTGGAGAGCAACACCTTGATATA CTtgcaattcaccaaaaaaaaaaaaacattgtttgACTTGCAGAGACATGATATAGTCAAGAAGAGAATTGATGCTCATGGTAATTTAATAGAAGCTAAGCAGGATGGAATTGGAGCACCAAAG ATTGAGAAACCTTTACAGAGGCATGGTGGCAGGCTTGAACATGATGAAACATATTGTGGTTCATGTTATGGGGCAGAGACG TCAGATGATGATTGCTGCAACTCATGTGAAGAAGTTCAGGAAGCATATAGGAAAAGAGGTTGGGCTATGACGAATTCAGATTTGATAGACCAG TGCAAACGGGAaggttttttccaaaaaataaaagacgaAGATGGTGAAGGATGTAATATTGAAGGATCACTTGAAGTTAATAAAGTGGCtggaaattttcattttgtacCTGGGAAAAGCTTACACCTGTCAAATATGCATGGTTTGCTGGCTTTGCAAAAAGATAGTTATAAT ATAAGTCACAAGATAAATAGGTTAGCTTTTGGTGACTACTTTCCTGGCGTAGTAAATCCCCTTGATGG GGTACAATGGATGCAGGAAACTCCAAATGGTATGTACCAgtattttttgaag GTAGTCCCTACTATATACACCAATGTCAGAGGCCGTAGTGTGTATTCGAATCAG TATTCTGTGACAGAACATTTTAAGAGCTTTGAAAATGCACATTCCCAGTCACTTCCTggtgttttcttcttttatgaTCTTTCTCCAATTAAG GTGACATTCAAAGAAGAACATGTCCCATTTTTACACTTCTTGACCCACATTTGTGCCATAATTGGAG GTATTTTCTCGGTTGCTGGAATAATcgattcatttatatattatggtCAAAGagcaatgaagaagaagatggaaatTGGGAAATTTGGCTGA